A window of the Alnus glutinosa chromosome 4, dhAlnGlut1.1, whole genome shotgun sequence genome harbors these coding sequences:
- the LOC133867127 gene encoding serpin-ZX-like, with the protein MDFQELKGRQSNVALGIAKRLLQDEEGKNSNLVFSPLSIQTLLSLVAAGAKGSTLDQLLSFLSAESIDQLNAFASLLVPLVSADGSPSGGPRLSFANGLWLDKSASLRPSFKQVVDTVYKATLAQVDFRTKAEEVTSEVNSWVEKKTNGLIKEVLSPRSVNCNTLLILANALYFKGAWEEKFDASKTKEDDFHLLNGSLVQVPFMTSQNRQFVSAFDGFKVLRLPYKRGKVLEDKRHFSMYLFLPDSKDGLPALVEKVGSESGFLDRHIPHKKKRVGDFMIPKFNISFGFDASNVLRGLGLVLPFSSTEADLTEMAGRRDIYVSSISHKSFIEVNEEGTEAAACSVAIMLMGRSQSLLKEDKIDFVADHPFLFLIREDTTGTLLFIGYVLNPLEGSASSLPPKGKRKRKDLQKEEEECFTY; encoded by the exons ATGGATTTTCAAGAATTGAAGGGCCGCCAAAGCAACGTCGCTCTGGGGATTGCGAAGCGGTTACTGCAGGACGAAGAAGGCAAAAACTCGAACCTGGTTTTCTCGCCGCTGTCGATCCAAACGTTGCTGAGCCTGGTCGCGGCGGGGGCCAAGGGCAGCACCCTGGACCAGCTTCTCTCGTTCCTCAGTGCCGAGTCTATTGACCAGCTCAACGCCTTCGCTTCCCTGCTCGTACCCTTGGTTTCGGCCGACGGCAGTCCCAGCGGTGGGCCGCGCTTGTCCTTCGCCAATGGGCTTTGGCTCGACAAGTCCGCGTCTCTCAGGCCCTCTTTCAAACAGGTCGTGGACACTGTTTATAAGGCCACTCTTGCTCAGGTTGATTTTCGGACCAAG GCTGAGGAAGTGACGAGTGAAGTCAATTCATGGGTTGAAAAGAAGACTAATGGGCTTATCAAAGAGGTTCTTTCTCCTAGGTCTGTTAACTGCAATACCTTGCTCATCCTTGCAAATGCACTCTACTTCAAAGGAGCTTGGGAGGAGAAGTTTGACGCATCAAAAACGAAAGAAGATGATTTCCACCTTCTTAATGGGAGCTTGGTTCAAGTGCCGTTCATGACTAGCCAGAACAGGCAGTTTGTTAGTGCCTTCGATGGTTTCAAAGTCCTTAGACTACCTTACAAGCGAGGTAAGGTCCTTGAGGATAAGCGCCACTTTTCCATGTACTTGTTTCTTCCAGATTCAAAAGATGGGTTGCCAGCTCTGGTAGAGAAAGTGGGTTCTGAATCTGGGTTCTTGGATCGCCACATCCCTCACAAAAAGAAGAGAGTGGGCGACTTCATGATCCCAAAGTTTAATATATCTTTTGGGTTCGACGCTTCAAACGTTTTAAGGGGACTAGGATTGGTGTTGCCTTTCTCTAGTACTGAAGCAGATCTAACAGAAATGGCAGGACGTCGGGACATCTATGTTTCAAGTATATCTCATAAATCCTTCATTGAAGTTAACGAAGAAGGCACAGAAGCTGCAGCATGTTCTGTCGCAATAATGTTGATGGGACGCTCCCAATCCCTGCTTAAAGAAGATAAGATAGACTTTGTGGCTGATCACCCATTTTTGTTCCTGATCAGAGAAGATACCACTGGGACGTTACTGTTCATTGGATATGTGCTCAATCCTCTTGAAGGCAGCGCCAGCTCGTTGCCTCCCAAagggaagagaaaaagaaaagatctccagaaagaagaagaagaatgcttTACATATTAG
- the LOC133865521 gene encoding beta-amyrin 28-monooxygenase-like, giving the protein MGLQDQGRVAKIAKMMDTVSLGLHSFPALNFPGSAFYRATKAANAIRKEIRLLIKEKKEAITSGAQTHDFLSYMICSTDPTGRFMPEQEVADKVMGLLAAAFNSPSIATTFLMKYLGERPDIYEKVQTEQIENIASPKRSGEALNWDDIQKMKYSWNVAVEVMRLKPPLQGTFREVKADFTYEGYMIPKGWKIYWTVSTTNKDPDNFRAPEEFDPSRLELKNTLPNYLSIPFGSGPRICPGKEYARVQMLCFLHNVVKRFKWELINPNEKIIGCSMNPIPAQGLLVRLQPHSS; this is encoded by the exons ATGGGTCTTCAAGACCAGGGTCGTGTTGCAaagattgcaaaaatgatggaCACCGTGAGCTTAGGACTTCATTCTTTTCCAGCCCTGAACTTTCCGGGAAGCGCATTTTATCGTGCAACAAAAGCAGCCAATGCCATAAGAAAGGAGATTCGGCTGTTGAttaaggagaagaaagaagctaTAACAAGCGGAGCGCAAACGCATGATTTCCTGTCCTACATGATTTGTAGCACTGACCCAACTGGCCGGTTTATGCCGGAGCAGGAAGTTGCTGATAAAGTAATGGGTCTGCTGGCGGCAGCATTCAACTCGCCTTCCATAGCTACAACTTTCCTCATGAAATATCTCGGAGAAAGGCCCGACATTTACGAAAAAGTCCAAACGG AACAAATAGAGAATATTGCAAGCCCCAAACGATCTGGAGAGGCACTTAATTGGGACGATATACAAAAGATGAAATATTCATGGAATGTAGCAGTTGAAGTGATGAGATTAAAACCACCTCTTCAAGGAACATTTAGAGAGGTTAAAGCTGACTTCACTTATGAAGGTTATATGATTCCCAAAGGCTGGAAG ATCTATTGGACAGTTAGCACGACAAATAAGGACCCTGATAATTTTCGTGCACCAGAAGAGTTTGATCCTTCAAGGTTGGAGTTAAAAAACACTCTGCCTAATTACTTGAGTATCCCATTTGGGAGCGGTCCACGAATCTGCCCTGGAAAGGAGTATGCTCGGGTGCAAATGCTATGCTTTCTCCATAATGTCGTGAAAAGATTCAAATGGGAGCTAATAAATCCTAATGAGAAGATTATAGGCTGCAGTATGAATCCTATACCAGCCCAAGGCCTTTTGGTTCGCCTCCAACCTCATTCTTCATAA